From the Oryza glaberrima chromosome 5, OglaRS2, whole genome shotgun sequence genome, one window contains:
- the LOC127774899 gene encoding uncharacterized protein LOC127774899 codes for MGNGMSPCLCSPPVHGEEAAAAAARLVFWGGAASQLVASAATTAGDVMAELPGHLVCAGDSFFIGLPIPALPAGEELAAGRTYFVLPAARFSCQQALTAASLASLSPSPAAKVSLAGGASSPFEYVTGDDGMALIRVLPEFIERAITCVARVAGGGKAGGEAAADDQLCSTPELRKHYMQLVGARQQRPWSPGLETISEAEKRRRRRSPVRLVALAKAASR; via the coding sequence ATGGGCAACGGCATGTCTCCGTGCCTGTGCTCCCCGCCCGTgcacggcgaggaggcggcggcggcggcggcgaggctggtgTTCTGGGGCGGGGCGGCGAGCCAGCTGGTGGCgtccgcggcgacgacggccggcgacgtcaTGGCGGAGCTCCCCGGCCACCTCGTCTGCGCCGGCGACTCGTTCTTCATCGGCCTCCCGATCCCGGCGCtgccggccggcgaggagctGGCGGCGGGGCGGACGTACTTCGTGCTCCCCGCCGCGCGGTTCTCGTGCCAGCAGGCGCTCACCGCCGCGTCGCTcgcgtcgctgtcgccgtcccCGGCCGCAAAGGTgtccctcgccggcggcgcgtcgtcgccgttcgAGTACGTGACGGGCGACGACGGCATGGCGCTCATCAGGGTCCTCCCGGAGTTCATCGAGAGGGCGATCACCTGCGTGGCCCGcgtcgcgggcggcggcaaggcgggcggcgaggcggcggccgacgaccaGCTGTGCAGCACGCCGGAACTGAGGAAGCACTACATGCAGCTGGTGGgcgcgcggcagcagcggccGTGGTCGCCGGGGCTCGAGACGATATCGGAGGccgagaagcggcggcggcggcggtcgccggtgAGGCTGGTCGCGCTGGCGAAGGCGGCGTCAAGATAG